Genomic DNA from bacterium:
CCGCCGGTTCCGGGCCAGAATTTTTACGTCGTCTTCCACGGCGCTTTCGTTTAGAACGGGCCTGCGTTCCGACCCCATTTTACTACACCTCCGCCTTCACACGCCCGCCGTTCGTGGTATCATTAACTGAGAGTCGTTGCCGCACTTATTCTATTCTTTAATAGTTCTTCGCAAAGGGGGTTGATCGTGTTTGTAGATACCTGGCCACGAGATCAGTACACCGGTCCAGGAGGCGGTTTGTATACAGGACCGGGAGGTGGCTTGTATACAGGACCAGGGGGCGGAGCTTACACCGGCCCAGGCGGTGGCATGTATACCGGTCCTGGTGGCGGCATGTATACCGGTCCCGGCGGAGGCTTCTACACCGGTCCGGGTGGCGGCCTGTACACGGGGTCAGGCGGCGGTCTTTACACGGGTCCCGGCGGAGGTTTGTACACTGGCCCAGGCGGCGGTCTCTACACTGGCCCAGGTGGCGGCATGTACACGGGAGCCTGCCAAAAACCGTATCGAAGTAACATCCCTCCATGGCATGTGCTCATCAAGTATCTTGACACCATCGGAATGCAGGGGGTGGCCCGATTCATTCGAGCCTGCCTAGGCATCCACTAGTCACTTGACTACACGTTTCGGCAAATGGAATCCCCCGTCTCCACCGATACACAGCCAGCTACCAGTGAAGTCATTTACTGATGCGAAGACTAAACAGTAGGATATGTCACTAATCGCGATAAACGGTTCACCGGAGGTTTCGTGAGCATCGAATACGTGGTGGCGCGCCCCTGCGCGGTCAAGGATTCCGTCGGCGGCGATGAAGCCTTCCTCCGCGCCTGCACCTGGCGCCTCATGGCCCGGACCGCCAAACGGGAGGCCCGGAAAAAGAACCTCCGCTTCGAGGAGGTGAAACTCACCCACCGCATCGTCACCCTGGACGGGGTGGACGAGGTGGTGGAGCCGCTGTCGAACCTCATCGAGGAGGCGGCCCGGTTCGAGGAGAAAACCGGCCCCTGCGCCGACTGCCCGGCCTGCGTCCTGGACGACACGGTGGGGTGCTTCGGCACTATAGGCTACCCCGTCACCGCCGAGGCCGAGCAGTGGCTCTACGACAGGATTACCGGCGAAGTGGAGCCCTCGGTCGCCCGGGGCTGGCGGGACTTTTGGAAGAACGGCCGGGCGGACCCGTCGCAAATCGCGCTCCTGCGCAGCAAGGGCGACGACTTCCTCGAGGGGACGAGCGCCTGGGGCCTCACCGCGGCCTCCGGCGGTCGCCCCCTCACCCTCAACGCCAACGAGATCCTCGCCGCCCTCTTCGCCGCCGGGAGCCTCGCTCCCGCCGACGGCCTGATGCTCCTGGGACTCCTGGGGGCCCTGGACCCCGACGTGGACCCCGAGGACGAGGAACGGCCCGTGATCGGCGTGTCCGAGACGGACAACGGGGAAACCGAGGAGAAGCTGGCCTTCGACATCTACCCCGAGCCCTACGACGACCCGAGCACCTGCGACCTGAAGGCGTACCTCTTCGCGCTTTTCTTCTCTGCCGCCCTGGGGGTGGAGCTGCACGTGAGCCTGTAGAGCGGATTTGCTCCTGGGTTGCCTGAACGCCGGTAGAGTACGAGGAGTTGAGATGATAAGAATGAGCGTAATTCCGACTCTGACGCTACTCCTCCTCCTGCCGACCCTGCTTCCGCCCGCTACGGCGCAGGACGCGGAGGTAACCAGCGAGACCGTCGGGCGTGTGGTGTACGTTCACGGGGTTTTAGAAACTTCCGAGGGCCTTCCGGTAACCGGGGCAACCGTCGAATTCGTCGGCACGGAGAAATTTTTCGAGACCGATGTGAATGGCTCATTCGGCCGTGCCTCTCTGTATAAGGGCTCAGCGACCATCCGCTGCACCATCGGCGAAGACACCGTCGAACTCGAAACCCCTCCCCTCATCCCGACAACCGACGAGCACGTAATCCGCTTCCACCTCGGGCGCGACTACGCACTCCATCTTTACACCATCGGAGAGGATCCCTCCGCTGTAGGCAAGCCCAACGTCTACCTCTACCCCGAAGCCGAGGCCGACGTCAACGTCTGGCTCTCCTTCGTCGGCGGGGGCCGCATGACCGCCTCGGAGCCCGAATACATCGAGGGTTGGGACGTCACCGTCACCCCCGAGGGGAAAATAACGGCCTACGAGCCCGTCTACTTCCTGGACCCGGAAACGGGGGAACACTGGCCCGTCCCGGCGCGGGGAGAGCCCGCGGGCTCCTACGACTACCTCTTCTACGAGGGGGAGGTCGCGGGGCCGGGGCAGCTCGACTACGGCTGGGTGGTGGGCCGGGAGGACGTGGAGAAATTCTTCCGGGAAAAGCTCGCGGCCTACGGCTTCGCCGGGAGGGAGATAGAGGATTTCGTGGATTACTGGGCGCCCCGGCTCACCGACTACCCACTCTTCGCCGTCTACCCCCAGGCGGGCGGGGAGTACGAGAAGCTCGTCTCCATGTCCGTCTTCCCCGCGCCGGACTCCGTCCTGCGGGTGGTGTTCACCGTCCGGGGGCTGTGGGAAAACGCGGAATTGACTCTGACAGAACCGGCGATTGCGCCCTTCGAACGCGGGGGCTTTACCGTCGTGGAATGGGGCGTCATCCTGAAGGAGAGCGACGCCCGGTTTTACCTGCACTAATCAACCAATGGAGGGGAGATGCAAACCGTAAAAACCCCGTGTGCCGTATTTATCCTCCTGGCGCTCACCGCGACCGTCCTGGCCCAGGAGGAGGAGGATTACGAGTTCAGCGACCCCCTGTCCAGGATGACCGTGATCGTGGACACCCTGCGCATCCGTGACCTGCCGGCCACCGAGGGCTCGGAGGTCGTCGGGATGCTCCACCTGGGCGACACGGTGCCGTACGCGGAGATGAATGACGACTGGGCCCGGATCAAGGCCCCCGACGGCACCGTGGGTTGGGCCTGCATCGTCCTGGGTGGGGAGACCTTCATGGTCCAGGACATCTACATCTTCTTCACCGGGACCCTGACCGACGCCGCGGGCGACCCGGTGGCAGGCGCGGTGATCGAGCTGGTGGGTACCGGCACGAACTACGTAACGGACGAGGAGGGCCGGTTCGACGATTACGAGGTCCCGAGGGGGACCTGGGGCCTGCGGGTGACCGTGGGCGAACGTTCCGCGCTGCTGGAAAACACCATCACCCTCGAGGACGAGTATTACGAAAAAACCCTCACCGTTAATCTGGACACCGAGTACCGGCTGACCATCACCCTCGAGGAGGCTGAAGGCATCGCCAAGCCCAACATCTACATCTACCCAATCGAGGAGACCGAGGTGCGGGTGAGGCTCGGCTTTCCGGCGGGCGGCGGTATAACCGTCTCCGACCCGCCCTACGGCGAAGGCTGGACGGTCACCGTCACCCCCGAGGGAATCATTGACGGCGAACGCACGTTTCTATTCTACGAGGCCCGGAGCGGAGGGAGCGTCCAGCGCGAGGAGGGTTGGGTGGTGCCCCGGGAGGACCTGGAGGCCTTTTTCCGGGAAAATTTAAGAGCCACGGGTTTCTACGAGCCTGAGATCGAGGATTTCGCGGAGTTCTGGGTGCCGCGGCTGGACGACCACCCCTACTTCGCCCTCTACCCCCAGTACGACCCCATCTACGACGGAATGGTCGGCCTCGATGTGGATCCGGACCCCTGGACCGTCATCCGGCTGGCCTACGTCGTCGTCGGGCTGGAGGAGTATTTCGACCTGATGCCGGCGGCGATCCCGGCCTACGAAATCGGCGGCTTCACCGTCCACGAGTGGGGGGTCATCCTCAGCCCCGGTGACATGGACGCCTACCTCTACTAGAAGGGGGAGCGAATGCGAACGACCACCCTGATTTGCCTGGGCATAACCGCGTTTCCGGCCGTCCCAACACTCTGCGCGGCGGCCTCCGATACGGCGACCATGACCGGTATCGTCCAGAACCTCGACGGCGACACCATCCCGGACGCTTCGGTCGAGCTCTTCCAGGCGAGGGAAACGGAGGAGGAGGAACGAAGCATAGAACCGAGACCGGAGGACCGTCCCTGGCTCTTCACGGACGAGCCGCTCTACCGGGCGACGACCGACGAGGAGGGCCGGTACTCGATCGAGGACATCCTGCCTGGCACCTACGACGTCGTCTGCGAGAACGACTACTACGAGCCGACTTACGTCCTGGGCATCGCCGTCACCGCCGGGGAGAAGCTGACCTACGATTTCATCCTGGAGTACATGATGGAAGTGGAGAAGCCCAACCTCTACCTCTATCCCGAGGAGGCCACCGAGGTCACGGTGCGGTTGGGATTCCCCGCGGGCGGTGGTGTCACGATTTCGGAACCGACTTACGGCGACGGCTGGACGGTGGGCGTCGCGCCCGACGGGAAAATCAACGGCGAGTACGGTCACCTGTTCTACGAGGCCCAGGTGCCGCCGGACTGGCAATTCGACCGGGGCTGGGTCGTCCAACAGCGGCAGTTGGAGGAGTTTTTTAACGAAAACCTCGCCGCGGGCGGCTTCAACGAGCGCGAGACCGCCGACTTCATCGAGTACTGGGTCCCCCGCCTGGACGATAAGGCCTTCTACGTCATCTACCCCCAGTACGCGCGGGACATCGAGCCCCTGATAACACTTACCGTCGAGCCGGAGCCGGCCGAAATCCTCCGCCTGTACTACGTCATCTCCGGCGTGGACTCTGTGGACCGCTACGTCCCCGAGCCGGATATCCCGAGCTTCCATCGCCACGGCTTCACGGTCTGCGAGTGGGGTGTCGTCCTGATGGACGACGAGGAAATCGTCCATTAGCCGAAGGGAGGGCTCCCATGCGAACCGAGCTACGTCTCCGGCAAATCGCGGCTTTCGTCCTTCTCCCCCTGGTCCTTCTCGCCGGGTGCAAGGAGGAGACCGGTACCCTGATCGGGGTCGTCACCGACGACTACGGCGCGCCGGTCGCCGGAGCGGAGATCGTCCTGGACGGCACGGACTACGAGGCGAAGACGGACTCCGACGGCCGCTACGCCATCCCCGACATCGAGCCGGGCTCTTACACCGTGACCGGCAACGCGCCGGATTACGATTTCGACCTCCTGCACGACGTGGAGATAGGCAAAGGGGAGACCGTGGAGCTCGACCTGGCCGCCTATTCCAAGGACTACCTGGAACCGGTGCGCAAGCCCAACGTCTACCTCTACCCGCCACAGACCACCGACGCGACGGTCCGGCTGAGCTTCCCGAAAGGCGGCGGGGTGACCGTCTCCGAGCCTCTCTACCTGGACGGCTGGAAGGTGGAGGCCACGCCCGAGGGCTTTTTGACCAACTACGAGTATCTGACCCGCGACGTGCCGGACGACCCCGATGCCACCATGTACACCGTGGAGCCCGTCCCTGTGGGCGGTTACCCATACCTCTTCTACGAGGCCGACGTCCCCGTGGAGTGGCAGCACGAATGGGGTTGGCTCATAGAGGGCGCCGAC
This window encodes:
- a CDS encoding SH3 domain-containing protein; amino-acid sequence: MQTVKTPCAVFILLALTATVLAQEEEDYEFSDPLSRMTVIVDTLRIRDLPATEGSEVVGMLHLGDTVPYAEMNDDWARIKAPDGTVGWACIVLGGETFMVQDIYIFFTGTLTDAAGDPVAGAVIELVGTGTNYVTDEEGRFDDYEVPRGTWGLRVTVGERSALLENTITLEDEYYEKTLTVNLDTEYRLTITLEEAEGIAKPNIYIYPIEETEVRVRLGFPAGGGITVSDPPYGEGWTVTVTPEGIIDGERTFLFYEARSGGSVQREEGWVVPREDLEAFFRENLRATGFYEPEIEDFAEFWVPRLDDHPYFALYPQYDPIYDGMVGLDVDPDPWTVIRLAYVVVGLEEYFDLMPAAIPAYEIGGFTVHEWGVILSPGDMDAYLY
- a CDS encoding carboxypeptidase-like regulatory domain-containing protein produces the protein MRTTTLICLGITAFPAVPTLCAAASDTATMTGIVQNLDGDTIPDASVELFQARETEEEERSIEPRPEDRPWLFTDEPLYRATTDEEGRYSIEDILPGTYDVVCENDYYEPTYVLGIAVTAGEKLTYDFILEYMMEVEKPNLYLYPEEATEVTVRLGFPAGGGVTISEPTYGDGWTVGVAPDGKINGEYGHLFYEAQVPPDWQFDRGWVVQQRQLEEFFNENLAAGGFNERETADFIEYWVPRLDDKAFYVIYPQYARDIEPLITLTVEPEPAEILRLYYVISGVDSVDRYVPEPDIPSFHRHGFTVCEWGVVLMDDEEIVH
- a CDS encoding carboxypeptidase-like regulatory domain-containing protein; this encodes MRTELRLRQIAAFVLLPLVLLAGCKEETGTLIGVVTDDYGAPVAGAEIVLDGTDYEAKTDSDGRYAIPDIEPGSYTVTGNAPDYDFDLLHDVEIGKGETVELDLAAYSKDYLEPVRKPNVYLYPPQTTDATVRLSFPKGGGVTVSEPLYLDGWKVEATPEGFLTNYEYLTRDVPDDPDATMYTVEPVPVGGYPYLFYEADVPVEWQHEWGWLIEGADLRDFFTKNLHDYGFTDREIKDFLDYWEPRLTAAQYAVFPQLAADIEP